In one window of Tellurirhabdus rosea DNA:
- a CDS encoding histone deacetylase family protein, protein MLRIAFDPLYIHPLPQGPNGEPHRFPMSKYELIPEQLLYEGTCTPENFFSPQPVEDRWVLGVHTAEYVRMLKTLTVPDRMMRKVGFPLSEGLVKREWIITQGTIDCSRLALEHGVALNVAGGTHHAYADRGEGFCLLNDVAVAAHYLLENGLVRKVLVVDLDVHQGNGTAVIFQNEDRVFTFSMHGKDNYPLRKEISDLDIALPTGTTDEPYLAALVETLPRLIEEQKPDFLFYISGVDILATDKLGKFKVSLEGCRQRDAFVFEQARRYGLPIAVSMGGGYSPRIADIVEAHCNTYRLADRIFF, encoded by the coding sequence ATGCTGCGGATTGCCTTTGACCCCTTGTACATTCACCCGCTTCCCCAGGGACCTAACGGCGAACCGCACCGCTTTCCGATGAGCAAGTACGAACTGATTCCGGAACAGCTGCTGTACGAAGGAACCTGCACCCCGGAGAATTTTTTTAGCCCTCAGCCGGTCGAGGACCGCTGGGTGCTGGGCGTCCACACGGCGGAGTACGTCCGGATGCTCAAAACCCTGACCGTGCCTGATCGGATGATGCGAAAAGTGGGCTTCCCGCTGTCGGAAGGGCTGGTTAAACGGGAGTGGATTATCACCCAGGGCACCATCGACTGCAGTCGGCTGGCGCTCGAACACGGGGTGGCCCTGAACGTGGCGGGCGGAACGCACCATGCCTACGCGGATCGGGGAGAGGGTTTCTGCCTGCTCAATGACGTGGCCGTGGCGGCTCATTACCTCCTGGAAAACGGGCTCGTCCGGAAGGTACTCGTCGTGGATCTGGATGTCCACCAGGGCAACGGAACGGCCGTCATTTTCCAAAACGAAGACCGGGTCTTTACGTTCAGCATGCACGGCAAAGATAACTACCCGCTCCGGAAGGAAATCTCGGATCTGGACATCGCCCTGCCGACCGGCACCACCGACGAACCTTATCTGGCGGCCCTTGTTGAAACATTACCCCGCCTGATCGAAGAACAGAAACCCGATTTTCTGTTTTATATTTCCGGCGTCGATATCCTGGCAACCGACAAACTAGGAAAATTCAAAGTTTCTCTAGAAGGATGCCGGCAGCGGGACGCTTTTGTGTTCGAACAGGCGCGTCGGTACGGCCTGCCGATTGCCGTTTCGATGGGCGGAGGATACTCCCCCCGAATCGCCGATATTGTGGAGGCCCACTGCAACACCTACCGGCTCGCTGATCGTATCTTTTTCTAA
- a CDS encoding transglutaminase domain-containing protein: MHHRLSSFLMLVILLTVGSGMRFPATVNGLKTVSPSDEYSRIDAYARSAPESAARSINSLADYLTAPARTDMDKVRVIYAWLVSHVQYDMAAANSPYRQKYYSEKEYATRVLNKRKGLCTGYALLFKHMLQRAGVQAVCIRGYARTTDEESGLPVKVVDHEWNAVNIDGDWYLFDLAWAVSTAEKGAVSNDFYFLTPPEQFVSQHFPTETRWQLLSRPVTKSEFDRFPKLYAPYFTMGFGPEFPEDGQIGGNLPAQLSFRNPRSLDFLCTVSRFGQGKGVEVPVVITRTGDTYSLRLKASVQGTATLRVYAAPKSASRYKQFDCIASFTVSNRPQVAGL, translated from the coding sequence ATGCACCACCGCCTTTCCAGTTTTTTGATGCTTGTTATCCTGCTCACGGTTGGGAGCGGGATGCGGTTTCCGGCCACGGTCAACGGGCTGAAAACCGTGAGTCCAAGTGACGAATACAGCCGCATTGATGCCTATGCCCGCAGCGCCCCGGAATCGGCCGCCCGCAGCATCAACAGCCTGGCCGACTACCTGACGGCGCCCGCGCGCACGGACATGGACAAGGTCCGGGTAATCTACGCCTGGCTGGTATCGCACGTACAGTACGATATGGCCGCCGCCAACAGCCCGTATCGTCAGAAATATTATTCCGAAAAAGAATACGCCACCCGCGTGCTCAACAAACGGAAGGGCCTTTGCACGGGCTATGCGCTTCTGTTCAAGCACATGCTCCAGCGCGCCGGGGTGCAGGCCGTCTGCATCCGGGGGTACGCCCGCACGACCGATGAAGAGTCCGGCCTGCCCGTTAAGGTGGTGGACCACGAATGGAACGCCGTTAACATCGACGGCGACTGGTACCTGTTCGACCTGGCCTGGGCCGTCTCGACCGCCGAAAAAGGAGCCGTCAGCAATGATTTCTATTTCCTGACGCCGCCCGAGCAGTTCGTTTCCCAGCACTTCCCGACGGAAACCCGCTGGCAGCTGCTGTCCCGGCCGGTGACGAAGTCTGAATTCGACCGCTTTCCGAAGCTGTACGCCCCGTATTTCACGATGGGTTTTGGGCCGGAGTTTCCGGAGGACGGCCAGATTGGCGGCAACCTGCCCGCCCAGCTTTCGTTCCGAAACCCCCGTTCGCTGGACTTTCTCTGCACGGTCAGCCGGTTTGGTCAGGGCAAAGGGGTGGAAGTGCCCGTCGTGATTACCCGCACGGGAGACACCTACTCGCTGAGACTGAAGGCAAGTGTGCAGGGCACGGCGACCCTGCGGGTTTACGCCGCGCCCAAATCCGCCTCCCGCTACAAGCAGTTCGACTGCATTGCTTCCTTTACCGTCAGCAACCGGCCGCAGGTGGCCGGCCTCTGA
- the lepB gene encoding signal peptidase I → MFRTKPKTTKADKGRKPAWKEWLDSLVFAVVAATVIRFFTFTAFAIPTPSMEGSLLVGDFLFVSKLHYGALTPKTPLQIPLTHQKIWGTNLPSYSRAIQLPAYRLPGFTTVKNGDVVVFNYPPPIAGEPDHPSDLRTNYIKRCVGIPGDVLTVKLGEVYVNDRKLPLPEDARSSYFIRTTEPLGEAFFRRYGIVNDFNSAEGPFINWQPLEAYDAARRTSVPVGYRVFTSRRVVEELKALDWVQGIEPVLEQPGRRQEGIYGGSVFPWNIDNFGPVRVPRKGMTVPINRETIALYGPVIQRYEGHEMPVVTATTVEIDGKPLKTYTFRQDYYFMMGDNRHNSEDSRFWGFVPEDHIVGKAVFVWMSLDPAPKNGWNAIRWNHLFSPVR, encoded by the coding sequence ATGTTCAGAACAAAACCCAAAACGACGAAAGCCGACAAAGGCCGCAAACCGGCCTGGAAAGAATGGCTCGATTCGCTGGTGTTTGCGGTCGTGGCCGCCACGGTGATTCGTTTTTTTACGTTTACGGCCTTCGCCATCCCGACCCCTTCGATGGAAGGCAGCCTGCTGGTGGGCGATTTCCTGTTTGTCAGTAAACTGCACTACGGCGCCCTGACGCCCAAAACGCCGCTCCAGATTCCGCTGACGCATCAGAAAATCTGGGGAACCAATCTTCCTTCCTACAGCCGCGCCATTCAGTTGCCCGCCTATCGCCTGCCGGGATTTACCACGGTCAAAAACGGCGATGTGGTCGTGTTCAACTACCCGCCCCCGATTGCCGGCGAGCCGGACCATCCGAGCGATCTGCGGACAAATTACATCAAGCGGTGCGTCGGCATTCCGGGCGATGTGCTGACGGTCAAACTGGGGGAAGTATACGTCAACGACCGCAAACTGCCGCTGCCGGAAGATGCCCGGTCGTCGTATTTTATCCGGACCACCGAGCCGCTCGGGGAGGCGTTTTTCAGGCGCTACGGCATTGTCAACGATTTCAACTCGGCCGAAGGACCATTTATCAACTGGCAGCCGCTGGAAGCGTACGATGCCGCCCGGCGGACGTCGGTTCCGGTTGGGTACCGCGTGTTTACGTCCCGCCGGGTAGTTGAGGAATTAAAGGCGCTGGACTGGGTGCAGGGCATTGAGCCCGTGCTGGAGCAGCCCGGCCGTCGGCAGGAGGGGATTTACGGAGGTTCGGTCTTTCCCTGGAATATCGATAATTTTGGCCCCGTACGCGTCCCCCGAAAAGGAATGACCGTTCCCATCAACCGGGAGACGATCGCGCTCTACGGCCCGGTTATTCAGCGGTACGAAGGCCATGAAATGCCGGTCGTGACCGCTACCACCGTGGAAATAGATGGAAAGCCGCTGAAGACGTACACGTTCAGACAGGACTATTATTTCATGATGGGCGACAACCGGCACAATTCGGAAGATTCCCGTTTCTGGGGTTTTGTTCCGGAAGACCATATCGTCGGGAAGGCGGTGTTTGTCTGGATGTCGCTTGATCCGGCTCCCAAAAACGGTTGGAATGCCATCCGCTGGAACCACCTCTTCAGCCCCGTCCGGTAA
- a CDS encoding glucose 1-dehydrogenase, with product MQTVIITGGAQGIGRVTTQYLLTHGYKVAVWDTDPEALDEMRDLLKAANSRAAVINCDVASDVAVKNALKLTLDQFGRIDHLINNAGIMIEKPIDRLTLDEWNRVIAVNLTGPFLCAKLAAPHLQETRGSIINIASTRAFQSEPNTFAYTASKGGLVSLTHALAVSLGPAIRVNCISPGWIDVTAWKKKSKAKHDSLRPEDHQQHPAGRVGQADDIARMILFLMAEENSFITGENFTLDGGMTKKMIYV from the coding sequence ATGCAGACAGTAATCATCACCGGCGGCGCGCAGGGCATCGGGCGCGTCACAACGCAGTATCTTCTCACGCATGGGTATAAAGTTGCCGTCTGGGATACCGACCCCGAAGCGCTCGATGAAATGCGGGATTTGCTGAAGGCGGCCAATTCCCGGGCCGCCGTGATCAACTGCGATGTGGCGTCGGATGTTGCCGTGAAAAATGCGCTGAAACTGACGCTCGACCAGTTTGGCCGGATCGACCATCTGATCAACAACGCGGGCATTATGATCGAAAAGCCCATCGACCGGCTCACGCTGGACGAATGGAACCGGGTCATCGCCGTCAATCTCACGGGGCCGTTCCTCTGCGCCAAACTGGCCGCACCGCACCTGCAGGAGACGCGGGGAAGCATCATCAACATTGCCTCGACCCGCGCCTTCCAGTCGGAGCCCAACACCTTTGCCTACACGGCCTCCAAAGGGGGTTTGGTGTCGCTCACGCACGCCCTGGCGGTCAGTCTGGGCCCGGCCATCCGGGTCAACTGCATCAGTCCGGGCTGGATCGACGTGACGGCCTGGAAGAAAAAAAGCAAGGCCAAACATGATTCGCTGCGGCCGGAAGATCACCAGCAGCACCCGGCGGGCCGGGTCGGGCAGGCGGACGACATTGCCCGGATGATCCTGTTTCTGATGGCCGAAGAAAATTCTTTTATCACCGGAGAAAACTTTACGCTCGACGGCGGAATGACCAAGAAAATGATCTACGTCTGA
- a CDS encoding RNA polymerase sigma factor, with product MASQPIDRRSTAGNMSDEDLVNLVRTSHDPVFFEALYQRYVSKVYRKCLTMTTNPEQAEDLTQDVFMKVHRNIGRFKGQSRFSTWLYAITHHHVVDELQNQLPSVRLEPQTWANLQVTEDASAPSKDEQWIQVQEVLKKLSDTDREIILMRYEEGLSIEEISERSQMGISAVKMRLSRSRTKLKKIIEEMESS from the coding sequence ATGGCCTCCCAGCCAATCGACCGACGTTCGACAGCCGGCAACATGAGTGACGAAGATCTTGTCAACCTTGTCCGCACATCCCATGATCCTGTCTTTTTCGAAGCCCTCTACCAGCGGTACGTCAGCAAAGTGTACCGTAAATGCCTCACCATGACCACCAATCCGGAGCAGGCCGAAGACCTGACCCAGGATGTGTTCATGAAAGTGCACCGCAACATCGGCCGTTTCAAGGGACAATCCCGGTTTTCGACCTGGCTGTACGCCATTACCCACCATCACGTGGTCGATGAGCTGCAAAACCAGCTCCCTTCGGTGCGCCTGGAACCCCAGACCTGGGCCAACCTCCAGGTGACGGAAGATGCCTCCGCTCCCAGCAAAGACGAACAGTGGATTCAGGTTCAGGAAGTCCTTAAAAAGCTCTCGGATACGGACCGGGAAATCATCCTGATGCGCTACGAGGAAGGACTCAGCATTGAAGAAATCAGCGAACGCAGCCAGATGGGCATCAGCGCCGTCAAAATGCGCCTGAGCCGCAGCCGCACCAAGCTCAAAAAGATCATTGAGGAAATGGAAAGCTCCTGA
- a CDS encoding hydantoinase/oxoprolinase family protein: MPVHPIYFSIDLGETFTDLVLLDGSGRVYIKKIPTTFHDPTASIIASIVRFVARREFTFDDIAGLVIGMSVDATPDRAVTCVVELDEQLRKVGFRAPLYLITRQGELLSLEEARQNPDVIMHPARMGGMVAGRFFGKQTGSEKLILFRMGGASANISLLTELSAETSVLAEQGQELPFGGDSYVRLNAAGMPEILSEHARHETGPASFGRSAPGESQLPTLTDVYLALGYLNQDYFLRGEIPLHPEAASAVIDEHLARPLGVSVEEASFRVVHAVEQLVAGIIRDMTGEALDAESAYSMLVFGGAGPLHACGIARLLGVREVIVPVGVGVVAALGYALRLAEIQGKLPQEVHRSTPPGRVSEQDFAALKGYRTVFLDEDLVPSSSPIYDRSKIWARDCLSGPAIIEEHETTTVVPEQSYVRIDQNRNLLISMR; this comes from the coding sequence ATGCCAGTTCATCCCATTTATTTCAGTATCGACCTCGGCGAAACCTTTACCGATCTGGTGCTCCTGGACGGCTCCGGGCGGGTCTACATTAAAAAGATTCCGACCACTTTCCACGATCCAACCGCCAGCATCATCGCGAGCATTGTCCGCTTTGTGGCCCGCCGTGAATTTACGTTTGATGACATCGCGGGGCTGGTGATCGGCATGAGCGTGGATGCCACACCCGACCGGGCAGTCACCTGCGTCGTCGAGCTGGACGAACAGCTTCGGAAGGTCGGCTTCAGGGCGCCCTTGTACCTGATTACCCGGCAGGGCGAACTGCTGTCCCTGGAAGAAGCCCGGCAGAACCCGGATGTCATCATGCACCCGGCCCGGATGGGCGGCATGGTGGCGGGTCGTTTTTTCGGGAAGCAGACGGGCTCCGAAAAGCTCATTCTGTTCCGGATGGGCGGGGCTTCGGCCAATATTTCCCTGCTGACCGAATTGTCGGCCGAAACCTCCGTACTGGCCGAACAGGGTCAGGAACTGCCTTTCGGCGGAGACAGCTATGTCCGCCTGAACGCCGCCGGGATGCCCGAAATTCTGTCGGAACATGCCCGTCACGAAACCGGACCGGCCAGTTTTGGCCGGTCAGCTCCGGGCGAATCCCAACTGCCCACGCTGACGGATGTGTACCTGGCGCTGGGCTACCTCAACCAGGATTATTTTCTGAGGGGAGAAATTCCGCTGCACCCCGAGGCGGCCTCGGCCGTCATCGACGAACACCTCGCCCGTCCGCTGGGCGTCAGCGTGGAAGAGGCTTCGTTCCGGGTGGTGCATGCGGTGGAGCAACTGGTGGCGGGCATCATCCGGGATATGACCGGGGAGGCCCTGGATGCCGAATCGGCTTACAGCATGCTCGTTTTTGGAGGCGCCGGTCCGCTGCACGCCTGCGGCATTGCCCGTTTGCTGGGCGTCCGGGAGGTGATCGTGCCGGTGGGCGTCGGGGTGGTGGCGGCGCTGGGATACGCGCTGCGCCTGGCCGAAATTCAGGGAAAACTGCCGCAGGAGGTCCACCGGTCAACCCCGCCGGGACGGGTCAGCGAACAGGACTTTGCGGCGCTGAAAGGCTACCGGACCGTGTTCCTCGACGAAGACCTGGTGCCCAGTTCCAGCCCCATCTACGACCGGTCCAAAATCTGGGCCCGCGACTGCCTTTCGGGACCAGCCATCATCGAGGAGCATGAAACGACGACGGTCGTTCCGGAACAAAGCTACGTGCGGATCGACCAGAACCGCAACCTCTTGATTTCCATGCGGTAA